The nucleotide window CAAGGAGCAACTGGGCACGGCGGAGAGTCGAAGTGGCAGATCCGCGGCCCAGATCCTGGCCAACACGGCCATGGCGGCGCTCGCCGCAGCGCTTGCGCCGGGCAGCGAAAACTCCATGCCGCTGCTGGCCGCCGCGGTCGCCGCGCTGGCCGAAGCCGCCGCCGATACGGTATCCAGCGAGTATGGGCAGGCCGCCGCCCGGCCGACCTTCCTCATCACCAGTGGCAAGCCGATCGCGCCCGGCACCGATGGCGGAGTCAGCCTCGGCGGCAGCGGTGGCGGAGTGTTGGCAGCAGCGCTGGTGGTCGCTACCTGTGTGGCCGGAGGCGCAGTGCCGGTAGCCGCTTTCCTCCCGCTGGTGCTCGCAGGCGCCTTGGGGATGGTGGTGGATAGCTTCCTCGGCGCAGTGTGGGAGAGGTGCGGCCGCCTCTCCAACGACACCGTGAACCTGCTCGGCACATTCAGCGCCGCCGCCGTTGCCTTCCTCTGGTTCCGGTAGCTTGGCCGCCCGTGCAGATTCATGTAACGTGTCCGACTGTTCCCAGGTTGAC belongs to Terriglobales bacterium and includes:
- a CDS encoding DUF92 domain-containing protein produces the protein MAQAVSVQHAAMLGPSSSVRLVSTARIAWARAALTGLLLAASVRLILQAGGGTEVAQRLPMALTLTAALAVAARVLRVVTGGGALAGWFAALLLYLGAGPAMFAGLVALFLVTALGTRWGRSRKEQLGTAESRSGRSAAQILANTAMAALAAALAPGSENSMPLLAAAVAALAEAAADTVSSEYGQAAARPTFLITSGKPIAPGTDGGVSLGGSGGGVLAAALVVATCVAGGAVPVAAFLPLVLAGALGMVVDSFLGAVWERCGRLSNDTVNLLGTFSAAAVAFLWFR